agttttgataaaaaagtataatatgattttaatagaaatagtagaaaataatatagattaatgTAATTAGAAATTATTGTTTGGCTTAgtgatatatataattttgaacaTAATTTTAGTAGAAAATCTTattgtaatttatattaattatttaaatttaaatagttgtcgtcaaaaaaatattagttataaattaataaaataaataattcattttGTATAATAGTTAATAGATAGTAGGGCATGAATTGCGATTTATTCATAGGTTTATTTGCCTAATAACAAAAATGGTAATTAGGATTTTAATGAGAGGTTAGAGagagataaaaatagaaataaaaagagagaatgTTTTTGGTTcgataataaatttttaaaaatataaccatATAACATGTTATCAATTTTATTATCATGTTATATACTAGGTGAATTGTTGACTTGAGCTCGAGATTAGGGGTTTTTGAATTTTGCCGATTAGAGAGTACAATTATAGGGTTTTCCACTCTAAACATGTCTTCCAATATCAGGGCAGAGAAAAAGCAATCTTCGTCCTCGTCTCCGGTTACGTCACTTCCGGAGGAAGTCGTGGTTGACATATTGGCGCGTGTACCGAGACATGACTATCCAAGAGTCTCCCTCGTTTCAAAGTACTTCCGTTCGCTCGTTTCTTCGCCTGAGATATACGCAAGACGATCTTCGCTGGGCTGCACCGAGTATTTTCTCTATGTTGTCCTCTTTGACTGGGACGACCGTGTGAACCGTTTGTATACGTTCCGCTGGAAAGGTAACGGCAATAGCAGCTGCTTGGTCTTAATCCCTGGGCTTCCTGATATACCTCGTGATGGAAGCTATGTAGCCGTTGGATCGAGGATATATGTGTTTTGTGGGAGGATGACATCGAGTGCTTTCTTCATCGACTGTGCATCATCCCACACTGTGCAACATCTCCCGAGGATGCCTTTCCCCATGTCTGATATAGTAGCTGACGACAATGGCGGGAGAAGCTACGTCTTTGGATATCATGGTACCGATCAAAAATACTCACATGCGATGTTGGTGTTCAATACAGAAACACAAATGTGGGAGGATGGGATGACAAAGCCAGGTGACGTGTATGCGTATAGAAGCTTGGTAGTGATGGCTGGTAAGATGTACATGATGGAGTCTCATAATAGCTATGTTTACGACCCAAAGATAAGCAAATGGGAAACAGACGAGAAGCTCAGTTCGAAGTTCTGGGATCATAAGGCTTGTGTTGTTGATGATGTTTTGTACTTTTACGATTGGTCTGACAAGGAATTGAGAGGGTATGATCCAGAGCACGAGTGTTGGGTAGTGGTGAACGGTTTGGATGATTTTTTGGCTGAGATGAGACGCGTTGGTTGTTATTTGACGAGGACTGTGAGTTACGCTGGCAAACTGGTTTTGTTTTCCCATAGATATGAAATCAATGGGGAGATTTGTTGTGCGAAGATTTTGCTGGAAAGACGAAATGGGGGTCAGATTTGGGGTAAAGTTGATCAGTGGTGTGATCATGGTCTGATTGCTGGTGATTTTAGCATTACGAAATCTCTAGATGTTGTGCTTTGAATTGATTCAGCAACGCTCTCTCTCTTCCTTATAAACTTGTTTTGATTTGGGGGATTTGTTTTTGAGAGTTGATAGTCTCTCGATCACTTGTATATCTCTTTTTTCTTAAAGCTGTGCTCCTTACCAGATTATGTAACTGAATGGAAACATGTTCCAAGTTAAACAAAAATGTGTCttgaattttgaaatgtttGTGTGCTGTGTGGCAGTGGAAGTGGAACCTGTTCGTTGGTATAAGGGCTTTATAATGAGGTCATACACACTAAGtgatgtgccctgaatcagcagcagaaacaaatcaagaaaatttGGCTTTTGGGCTTAAGTtttaaacgagatgggcttgacgaTTTATGAAACTATGTTTATGGACAtgtttcagcccaaagaaagaaaggcccaacaagaaaatacaagtcatggtcgaataatatatcaatctgacggcaatgcAGAGACGGTCGACCATGCGGAAGCACGAGACCAGACGAAGAGTGCGACGACTACAATTCTTCAATTTGGGTCAAGTCAAgacatttatgatttttggtcaattcaaagtctttggtcaagtct
This sequence is a window from Raphanus sativus cultivar WK10039 unplaced genomic scaffold, ASM80110v3 Scaffold1712, whole genome shotgun sequence. Protein-coding genes within it:
- the LOC108815348 gene encoding F-box/kelch-repeat protein At4g38940-like, whose translation is MSSNIRAEKKQSSSSSPVTSLPEEVVVDILARVPRHDYPRVSLVSKYFRSLVSSPEIYARRSSLGCTEYFLYVVLFDWDDRVNRLYTFRWKGNGNSSCLVLIPGLPDIPRDGSYVAVGSRIYVFCGRMTSSAFFIDCASSHTVQHLPRMPFPMSDIVADDNGGRSYVFGYHGTDQKYSHAMLVFNTETQMWEDGMTKPGDVYAYRSLVVMAGKMYMMESHNSYVYDPKISKWETDEKLSSKFWDHKACVVDDVLYFYDWSDKELRGYDPEHECWVVVNGLDDFLAEMRRVGCYLTRTVSYAGKLVLFSHRYEINGEICCAKILLERRNGGQIWGKVDQWCDHGLIAGDFSITKSLDVVL